Proteins from a genomic interval of Actinoalloteichus hymeniacidonis:
- a CDS encoding DUF397 domain-containing protein produces the protein MLKIAKASQAEFGRQPTMIQTDFRSLSDTGWGWRKSGRSQNTTNCIEIGRVPGFVGIRDTKDRSRGTVVVGERAFTAFLTRSKADGFRP, from the coding sequence ATGCTCAAAATCGCTAAGGCTTCGCAAGCCGAGTTCGGAAGGCAGCCGACAATGATCCAGACCGACTTCCGTTCGCTAAGCGACACGGGTTGGGGTTGGCGGAAGTCCGGTCGCTCGCAGAACACCACGAACTGCATCGAGATCGGCCGGGTACCAGGATTCGTCGGCATCCGGGACACCAAAGACCGCAGCCGGGGCACCGTTGTCGTTGGCGAAAGAGCCTTTACGGCCTTCTTGACACGATCCAAGGCCGATGGGTTCCGCCCTTAA
- a CDS encoding DUF397 domain-containing protein: MSERYRWRKSSRSGTQSACIEVGHGAGSIGIRDTKDRTGGTLVVDPETFAMFLTKSAGDEFHAQNR, translated from the coding sequence ATGAGCGAGCGGTATCGATGGAGGAAGTCGTCCCGGAGCGGCACCCAATCGGCGTGTATCGAAGTGGGTCACGGTGCTGGCAGCATCGGCATCCGGGATACGAAGGACCGCACGGGCGGCACCCTCGTGGTCGATCCCGAGACGTTCGCAATGTTCCTGACGAAGTCCGCAGGCGACGAATTTCATGCTCAAAATCGCTAA
- a CDS encoding DUF397 domain-containing protein translates to MQTEATAMSTDRFTNWRTSTYTGEGNCVEVGHGPGFVGIRDTKDRGGGTLVVEQKSFAAFLARSKSGGFRPKYR, encoded by the coding sequence ATGCAGACCGAAGCAACAGCGATGTCCACTGACCGGTTCACCAACTGGCGTACATCCACATACACGGGTGAAGGAAACTGTGTCGAGGTGGGGCACGGTCCAGGATTCGTCGGCATCCGCGACACCAAGGACCGTGGTGGCGGCACCCTCGTGGTCGAACAGAAGTCATTCGCGGCCTTCCTAGCACGCTCCAAGTCCGGCGGGTTCCGGCCTAAATACCGATAA
- a CDS encoding DUF397 domain-containing protein, whose amino-acid sequence MMPSQRFDRWKKATRSVNTTNCVEVGRASGLVGIRDTKDPDGGAVVIRQSSFDSFLRAVKADRLG is encoded by the coding sequence ATGATGCCATCGCAGCGCTTCGACCGTTGGAAGAAGGCCACACGCTCGGTGAACACCACGAACTGCGTGGAGGTTGGCAGAGCCAGTGGCTTAGTCGGCATCAGGGACACGAAGGACCCCGATGGTGGCGCTGTGGTTATCCGCCAGTCCAGCTTCGACAGCTTCCTCCGCGCGGTCAAAGCCGACAGACTCGGTTGA
- a CDS encoding helix-turn-helix domain-containing protein, with the protein MSGLMRRRRDAEGQQTPCGSWIDRRRTQAALGKLQPKRPCQSRERSQKGGPQEPPNFTRHPNCAGCSMNIPIWISWHNSPTGGRMQPVRADYALSMAATPKSAALGQALRAAREAQEPRVSASGLSVRLGWSPSTVGRWESGARVPSPVDVATLLTELNVSAALREELVAMATTTGDRHWVAMTIPEQRRALAALLEAERDAREITIVSPLLVPGFCQSAAYARAIMQTGQVPAHEIEPRVRTRVGRRDVLAEDNPPSVQILLGEAALHRLIGGPAILARQLRLLQAIGGSPTVDLRVVPLASPWAPDLEGPYDLHTFEGARPATVHVETRMSAIVLHEPEHVTEYRNAAVTVQAVAMPPRESSEFIGETATRLEQQT; encoded by the coding sequence ATGAGCGGGCTCATGAGACGCCGCCGGGACGCTGAGGGTCAGCAGACCCCGTGCGGCTCATGGATCGATCGTCGTCGCACACAGGCCGCGCTTGGCAAGCTGCAGCCGAAGAGACCATGCCAATCCCGAGAACGATCGCAGAAAGGCGGACCACAAGAACCTCCAAACTTCACGAGGCACCCAAACTGTGCCGGATGTTCCATGAATATCCCAATCTGGATCAGCTGGCACAATTCCCCGACTGGGGGACGTATGCAGCCCGTTCGTGCCGACTACGCTCTGTCCATGGCTGCTACTCCGAAAAGCGCCGCGCTAGGGCAAGCTCTGCGGGCTGCTCGCGAAGCTCAGGAACCGCGTGTGAGCGCAAGTGGGCTCTCCGTACGCCTCGGCTGGTCGCCCTCGACAGTCGGTCGTTGGGAGTCCGGGGCACGGGTGCCATCGCCTGTGGATGTCGCCACGTTGCTCACCGAACTCAACGTGAGTGCGGCCCTACGAGAAGAGCTGGTCGCCATGGCGACGACGACCGGTGATCGACACTGGGTTGCCATGACGATCCCGGAACAGCGCAGGGCGTTGGCTGCGCTGTTGGAAGCGGAGCGTGACGCACGAGAGATCACCATCGTCTCGCCACTACTCGTGCCTGGGTTCTGTCAGTCAGCCGCGTACGCGCGAGCGATTATGCAAACGGGTCAGGTTCCAGCTCACGAGATCGAACCGAGGGTCCGCACCCGCGTCGGACGGAGGGATGTCCTCGCAGAGGACAATCCGCCCTCTGTCCAGATTCTTCTCGGCGAAGCTGCCCTGCACCGGCTGATCGGCGGGCCAGCAATACTTGCTCGGCAACTCCGTCTGCTCCAAGCCATCGGTGGTTCGCCCACCGTGGACTTGCGTGTCGTGCCGTTGGCCTCTCCATGGGCTCCGGACTTGGAAGGCCCGTATGACCTGCATACGTTTGAAGGAGCACGTCCCGCCACTGTCCACGTCGAGACACGGATGTCTGCGATCGTGTTGCATGAGCCGGAACACGTAACGGAATATCGGAATGCCGCCGTTACTGTCCAAGCAGTCGCAATGCCCCCACGCGAATCCTCCGAGTTCATCGGAGAAACTGCCACCAGACTGGAGCAGCAGACATGA